A single region of the Salarchaeum japonicum genome encodes:
- a CDS encoding ArsR/SmtB family transcription factor, with product MSRLFPFRSSASADADEPRLVDISEDAADDVFAALSSGTARAAYAALHDDPRTASDLADVTDTTVQNVRYHLDNLQDAGLVEVVDTWYSERGTEMKVYAPTDTSLVVFAGDDDDRSTLLTVLRELVGGVGALAVGAVAVQRFAEEGTLAPSSGAPTGNVTETTTTTDGGTVAETTTTETTTDAVTTAAQTTDGATTMTRTTAEATGTQVSYTQTTEAVTQTAAPTTADTVTQTATTTAEAAAASPDVLAPGLVFFAGGLVVLLAVLAYRHAR from the coding sequence ATGAGTCGGCTGTTCCCGTTCCGGTCGTCCGCGTCCGCCGACGCCGACGAGCCGCGGCTGGTCGATATCTCGGAGGACGCCGCGGACGACGTGTTCGCCGCGCTCTCCTCGGGAACGGCGCGCGCCGCGTACGCGGCGCTCCACGACGACCCCCGGACGGCGTCTGACCTCGCGGACGTGACGGACACGACCGTGCAGAACGTCCGCTACCACCTCGACAACCTCCAGGACGCGGGCCTGGTGGAGGTCGTAGACACGTGGTACTCGGAGCGCGGAACGGAGATGAAGGTGTACGCGCCGACGGACACGAGCCTCGTCGTGTTCGCGGGCGACGACGACGACCGCTCCACGCTCCTGACGGTGCTCCGCGAACTCGTCGGCGGCGTCGGCGCGCTCGCGGTCGGCGCGGTCGCCGTCCAGCGGTTCGCCGAGGAAGGCACGCTCGCCCCCAGTTCCGGCGCGCCGACCGGGAACGTCACCGAAACCACCACCACGACCGACGGCGGAACGGTCGCGGAGACGACGACAACGGAGACGACGACGGACGCGGTGACGACGGCGGCGCAGACCACCGACGGCGCGACGACGATGACGCGAACCACGGCGGAGGCGACGGGGACGCAGGTGTCGTACACGCAGACGACGGAGGCAGTGACGCAGACGGCGGCACCGACGACGGCGGACACGGTGACGCAGACCGCGACCACGACCGCGGAGGCCGCGGCGGCGAGTCCGGACGTGCTCGCGCCCGGTCTCGTGTTCTTCGCGGGCGGCCTGGTCGTGTTGCTCGCGGTGCTGGCGTACCGGCACGCCCGCTAG
- a CDS encoding DUF7118 family protein: protein MPSTSSVLAELDAAETAREDAEAAVEEVGEDTIDRVVEKLERAERLLEKYEETATGTGDFQSFVAFQGEVDDLLDDIPDDFPVRGAFEAYDDRLDKRRVSESDFENARDALEPAREYRDLLETRADARERYREAVRAVRDRLDTVEERLADLERLHELGNADLDAPTEELRDPIESYNDAVRDDFSDFRGAATARDFLDFAETAAGYPLVGIPHPPSDLDAYVREADAGEKPISELLEFADYSVSKLDHYVEQPQRLKRAVGGNTTYLDRLDADPLTVEWPPLPADELRYRARELVAVVARFADDETVALAREVRNVALRGDYARLRTAAVAADELTAEEQAEIESGQVADDLEQVREEREKLDAALD from the coding sequence ATGCCGTCTACGAGTAGCGTCCTCGCGGAACTCGACGCCGCCGAGACCGCCCGCGAGGACGCGGAGGCGGCCGTCGAGGAGGTCGGCGAGGACACCATCGACCGCGTCGTCGAGAAACTGGAGCGCGCGGAACGCCTCCTCGAGAAGTACGAGGAGACCGCGACCGGCACCGGCGACTTCCAGTCGTTCGTCGCGTTCCAGGGCGAGGTGGACGACCTGCTCGACGACATCCCCGACGACTTCCCCGTCCGGGGCGCGTTCGAGGCGTACGACGACCGCCTCGACAAACGCCGGGTCTCGGAGTCAGACTTCGAGAACGCCCGAGACGCCCTGGAGCCGGCGCGCGAGTACCGCGACCTCCTCGAAACGCGGGCGGACGCCCGGGAGCGCTACCGGGAGGCCGTGCGCGCGGTTCGCGACCGCCTCGACACGGTGGAGGAGCGCCTCGCCGACCTCGAACGCCTCCACGAACTCGGGAACGCCGACCTCGACGCCCCGACGGAGGAACTCCGCGACCCCATCGAGTCCTACAACGACGCCGTCCGCGACGACTTCTCCGACTTCCGCGGGGCGGCGACCGCCCGCGACTTCCTCGACTTCGCGGAGACCGCCGCCGGCTACCCGCTCGTGGGTATTCCGCATCCGCCGAGCGACCTCGACGCGTACGTCCGCGAGGCCGACGCGGGCGAGAAACCTATCTCGGAACTCCTGGAGTTCGCGGACTACTCGGTGTCGAAACTCGACCACTACGTCGAGCAACCCCAGCGGCTGAAGCGCGCGGTCGGCGGGAACACGACCTACCTCGACCGCCTCGACGCCGACCCCCTGACGGTCGAGTGGCCGCCGTTGCCGGCGGACGAACTCCGGTATCGGGCGCGCGAACTCGTCGCCGTGGTCGCGCGGTTCGCGGACGACGAGACGGTCGCGCTCGCCCGCGAGGTGCGGAACGTCGCGCTCCGCGGGGACTACGCCCGCCTCCGCACCGCCGCCGTCGCGGCGGACGAACTCACCGCCGAGGAGCAGGCGGAAATCGAGTCCGGGCAGGTCGCGGACGACCTCGAACAGGTACGGGAGGAACGGGAGAAACTGGACGCGGCGCTCGACTAG
- the hisI gene encoding phosphoribosyl-AMP cyclohydrolase, producing the protein MSAEFGVDLDFGNDGLVPAVAQDADTGDVLMLAYANREALAKSRETGRAHYYSRSREELWEKGATSGHTQEIDEIRVDCDGDAILYLVEQAGGACHTGYESCFHRTLDGDTVGEQVFDPDAVYE; encoded by the coding sequence ATGTCAGCAGAGTTCGGCGTGGACCTCGACTTCGGGAACGACGGCCTCGTCCCGGCGGTCGCGCAGGACGCCGACACGGGCGACGTGTTGATGCTCGCGTACGCGAACCGCGAGGCGCTCGCGAAGTCCCGGGAGACGGGGCGCGCGCACTACTACAGTCGATCCCGGGAGGAACTCTGGGAGAAGGGCGCGACGAGCGGCCACACCCAGGAAATCGATGAAATCCGCGTGGACTGCGACGGCGACGCCATCCTCTACCTCGTGGAGCAGGCGGGCGGCGCGTGCCACACGGGCTACGAATCGTGCTTCCACCGGACGCTCGACGGCGACACCGTCGGTGAACAGGTGTTCGACCCGGATGCCGTCTACGAGTAG
- the glmM gene encoding phosphoglucosamine mutase has product MKVFGSSGTRGVANEELTPGFVLDVAKAAGTLWGADRVAVARDTRATGRMLANAATAGLQAVGSDVDRLGVVPTPGTQVYCEEEGVPAMMITASHNPPEYNGVKLVGPDGIELSVDELERVENVFLGDAYETVAWDETGDDRAVEDARRRYTDQLIDAVDTDRIRDAELTVALDPGHGAGALTSPDFYRELGCEVVTVNSQPDGRFPGRDPEPVEENLADLGRLVEAADADVGIAHDGDADRAIFFDETGTYVEGDAALAALAAAELGEGDTAVSAVNVSQRLVDVCEDAGATLDLTPVGSTRIMTRIRQLHAEGETVPVAGEGNGGIIFPNYRLTRDGAYTGARFLELLAEKSASEVVEPYADYWNVRVNVPYDSESERERILGAAESYARDADADLTTVDGYRLDYGDAWVLARPSGTEPVVRVYAEATSADHARDLAEDFAAALD; this is encoded by the coding sequence ATGAAGGTGTTCGGGTCGAGCGGGACGCGGGGCGTGGCGAACGAGGAGCTCACGCCCGGGTTCGTGCTCGACGTGGCGAAGGCGGCGGGGACGCTCTGGGGGGCGGACCGCGTGGCCGTCGCGCGGGACACGCGCGCGACCGGCCGGATGCTCGCGAACGCGGCGACCGCGGGCTTGCAGGCCGTCGGGTCGGACGTGGACCGACTCGGCGTCGTTCCGACCCCGGGAACCCAGGTGTACTGCGAGGAGGAGGGCGTGCCGGCGATGATGATTACCGCGTCGCACAATCCGCCCGAGTACAACGGCGTGAAGCTCGTCGGCCCCGACGGAATCGAACTTTCCGTGGACGAACTCGAACGCGTGGAGAACGTCTTCCTCGGGGACGCCTACGAGACCGTCGCGTGGGACGAGACGGGCGACGACCGCGCCGTGGAGGACGCGCGGCGGCGGTACACCGACCAGCTCATCGACGCCGTCGATACTGACCGCATCCGGGACGCCGAATTGACGGTCGCGCTCGACCCCGGACACGGCGCGGGCGCGCTCACCAGCCCCGACTTCTACCGCGAACTCGGCTGCGAGGTCGTCACCGTGAACAGCCAGCCGGACGGCCGGTTCCCCGGTCGCGACCCCGAGCCGGTCGAGGAGAACCTCGCCGACCTCGGACGGCTCGTGGAGGCCGCGGACGCCGACGTGGGCATCGCGCACGACGGCGACGCCGACCGCGCCATCTTCTTCGACGAGACCGGCACGTACGTCGAGGGCGACGCCGCGCTCGCCGCACTCGCCGCCGCCGAGTTAGGGGAGGGCGACACCGCGGTGTCGGCGGTGAACGTCAGTCAGCGCCTCGTGGACGTCTGCGAGGACGCGGGTGCGACCCTCGACCTCACGCCGGTCGGGAGCACGCGCATCATGACCCGCATCCGCCAGCTCCACGCCGAGGGCGAGACCGTGCCCGTCGCCGGCGAGGGGAACGGCGGCATCATCTTCCCGAACTACCGACTCACCCGGGACGGCGCGTACACCGGCGCGCGCTTCCTCGAACTCCTCGCCGAGAAATCCGCGAGCGAGGTCGTCGAACCCTACGCCGACTACTGGAACGTCCGCGTGAACGTCCCCTACGACTCCGAGTCGGAACGCGAACGCATTCTCGGCGCGGCCGAATCGTACGCCCGCGACGCCGACGCGGACCTCACCACCGTGGACGGTTACCGCCTCGATTACGGCGACGCGTGGGTGCTTGCGCGCCCGAGCGGCACCGAACCCGTCGTTCGCGTGTACGCCGAAGCGACGAGCGCCGACCACGCCCGCGACCTCGCAGAAGACTTCGCGGCCGCGCTCGACTAG
- a CDS encoding HVO_0234 family beta-propeller protein, protein MPTIDEKRVYAEKEDSEVVLVATGMGVASVSVSADQIGRFGLAHRCTARGVAARPGEGAVATEDGVVVTADEDEFEEIGFSRSVAVGYGTGLLAADSSGTLAEYADGEWVERGAVADARAIDGDLVAAADGVHRVTPDGVEHAGLDDAADVAAAGPYAATAEGLFRLGNGWLDELSGDATAVVADGERAHAVVDGALHERTPDGWRERSTHADAALVDVAHGDGAVYAITADATLLVDAGDGWRSRTLGLRDVAGIAVP, encoded by the coding sequence ATGCCGACCATCGACGAGAAACGCGTGTACGCCGAGAAGGAGGACAGCGAGGTCGTGCTCGTCGCCACCGGGATGGGCGTCGCCTCGGTGTCGGTGTCCGCCGACCAGATCGGTCGATTCGGCCTCGCACACCGCTGTACCGCCCGCGGCGTCGCGGCCCGTCCCGGCGAGGGCGCGGTCGCCACCGAGGACGGCGTCGTCGTCACCGCCGACGAGGACGAGTTTGAGGAAATCGGGTTCTCGCGTTCCGTCGCTGTCGGGTACGGAACGGGACTCCTCGCCGCCGACTCGTCGGGAACGCTCGCCGAGTACGCCGACGGCGAGTGGGTCGAACGCGGCGCGGTCGCGGACGCTCGCGCCATCGACGGCGACCTCGTCGCGGCCGCGGACGGCGTCCACCGCGTCACGCCCGACGGCGTCGAACACGCCGGCCTGGACGACGCCGCCGACGTGGCCGCCGCCGGGCCGTACGCCGCGACCGCGGAGGGCCTGTTCCGACTCGGGAACGGCTGGCTCGACGAACTTTCGGGAGACGCGACCGCCGTGGTCGCGGACGGCGAGCGCGCGCACGCCGTCGTGGACGGCGCGCTCCACGAACGCACGCCCGACGGCTGGCGGGAACGCTCGACTCACGCGGACGCCGCGCTGGTCGATGTGGCGCACGGCGACGGCGCGGTGTACGCCATCACCGCGGACGCGACCCTGCTCGTGGACGCGGGCGACGGCTGGCGCTCCCGAACCCTGGGACTTCGCGACGTGGCGGGCATCGCCGTCCCCTAG